The genomic segment TCCAGCGTTTTTAACAATAAATCCGGCGCGGGCTTCGATTCCTTTACCTGATCCACACCGATAACGGCATCAGGATAGTTCATTAACCCTGCATGCTTTAACAGATCATTCACAATCGCAGTTGGAGAATTGCTCGCAACAGCGATTTTCCTGTTCTGCGATTGAAGATGCCTCAAGAACATTTCGCTGCCTGGCTCCAGTTTTGCCCAGCGAGTGTAATCGCCGAAGCGCGTTTCATAAAACGCCATCAACTCTTCCAGACTCCATTCGGGGAAAAAGGCGTCTCGATCCTCTTCCGGACCCTGCCCCCAGCGACTATCGAATTCCTCAAGTGACACAGGAGTTTTCCCCTGTTCCCGCATGGCATCTTGAAGCAAACGAAACCAACAATCGTAGGAACCTACGAGCACGCCATCAAGATCGAAGAGAATAGCTCTACAGGAACGCAAAAAGGAGTTGCGCACGCTATTGTTTGTATTTGGTTTGCGTTTTTCGGTTGAGATAATCGAAGAGGATGTATTCGCCGAGATTGTAGGGACTCGTAAAATATGCTTTCCCGCGGCACATCTGCGTTAGTTTTTTCACGAACGCAACGAGATCACAATCGGAAGCAAGCATGAACGTGTTGATCAGGATGCCGCCTTTCCGACATTTGGATGCTTCTTCGAATGTATGGCTCACGATCATTGGATCGAGGCCAAAAGCATTCCGGTAAATTTGTCCGTTATCCAGAGTCATGGCGGACGGCTTGCCATCGGTAATCATGATGATCTGCTTCATATCCTTTCGCTCGCGCGAAAGAATGCGTTGCGCCAATCGCAAACCATCCCGCGTATTCGTGTAATAAGGACCCACCTTTACAGTGGCGAGCTTCTTCAATGGAATTTCCTCAGCCCCATCATGAAAAAGCACAACATGAAAACTATCACCCGGATACTGGGTTCTGATCAGATGAGCCAGCGCAAGCGCCACCTGTTTTGCGGGAGTAAAGCGATCTTCCCCATAAAGAATCATGCTATGACTGCAATCAAGCATCAGGACGGTCGCGCAGGAACTCTGGTATTCGGCCTGCTGAACCATAAGATCTTCTTTTTCTAACGGGAAG from the bacterium genome contains:
- a CDS encoding VWA domain-containing protein, which encodes MSRYTNYTKYFEDWSELSLEDLLEKLSDHLLQSGFQDFYSRFYSSGEDLTMQDLYDMLMDEMSQWESTENMNDDQLRQLIRQILQRMEEEGYIRQEATGWSDEAGEIVPPPDHSENPMNTRIELTDKSIDFLGFKKLKDLLGAVGRSSIGRHDTHHLSTGIETSEAPRNYEFGDAMNLDISATFLKCIQRAGLQIPFPLEKEDLMVQQAEYQSSCATVLMLDCSHSMILYGEDRFTPAKQVALALAHLIRTQYPGDSFHVVLFHDGAEEIPLKKLATVKVGPYYTNTRDGLRLAQRILSRERKDMKQIIMITDGKPSAMTLDNGQIYRNAFGLDPMIVSHTFEEASKCRKGGILINTFMLASDCDLVAFVKKLTQMCRGKAYFTSPYNLGEYILFDYLNRKTQTKYKQ
- a CDS encoding HAD family hydrolase codes for the protein MRNSFLRSCRAILFDLDGVLVGSYDCWFRLLQDAMREQGKTPVSLEEFDSRWGQGPEEDRDAFFPEWSLEELMAFYETRFGDYTRWAKLEPGSEMFLRHLQSQNRKIAVASNSPTAIVNDLLKHAGLMNYPDAVIGVDQVKESKPAPDLLLKTLEVLSLSKQEVCYVGDSIYDAEAAEAAGILFVGYKRPGEISV